A stretch of Spodoptera frugiperda isolate SF20-4 chromosome 6, AGI-APGP_CSIRO_Sfru_2.0, whole genome shotgun sequence DNA encodes these proteins:
- the LOC118267387 gene encoding transcriptional regulator ATRX homolog isoform X5 has product MAAEVPVCDLLSEAVEYMSKLGVNLRDRSDSLIKKRINNKKLRNARAVLKAAEKVLLICELSKKSLANVETGVRKVLSIIDASQAQTNSSDGGKTSNSALDKRNDRFFYFEYESCTLRVSKKISIKHFTDVKVMAKKLPVSMQDKYPVFYDCKLKRLRNKSSENQDDKQADNCGKTKTKSKVFGEFPETQTSNVSDESDSNSCDKSTKEKDNLNEKKIVENDVIEALDSIALNDTSDTVQDDNVCDKQESNGNKDSNLGEDTAVSELIECFANEAKVDEDETCDGKLKKRKKEATLIRKKFSKIKIIDDDSSDSENNSKSTENVTHKISSSDEETNINSEKENDDKETKSKEKKSSNSDVDTNKYDSDNNSAKSDNSSKPLIRCVNISKLLKPDALSSETIQPSNQRQNTQSKSLISKHKEKEKKPHSNSKDDVQKQRTINSSDDEFWAQKRKEVKKFKPKQFSVNINRLPQFTTNFMLSHKLKRITQNNKTVYEVNGTDSDHLKKNIDKVKNALLNESGSDSDNTISHKAKKVKKSLLKNSDSERSSNNDDNSSLENGDDALSSKTNKVKESLLHDSDSELKEKSSNINSCSNNVDDALISEANKVKESLLNDSDTELKDKSSNNDFDTCSDNIDDALLAETNKAIESFINESNNQSKEQATNKSSNSSSNNQEDTTDNAVVKDALLHESDSGSDKVVTKDCDKELEKDVAKEIKDALLNDSESDKNECAQDETSNNATKDKVARSQNESDVSEHSDETEAQNPDKIKSSLLNDSSDSGKKSPISSKKKKKLKKLRRTNSKRQGKRNRLCYTSSSESEDELNIKSKEITHKHHKRKSRQSNSSSSSEENRKKKQKTDGTGDEHSDTGVSKMVRSKAKPCGSSGQNSDIQDASDKDIDGLTNLNTLNKKHRRRDSSSTNNTVTRSGGKKTLTIKTEDMKVTYDDLLSAAASSSEPSDDENMPEEELPTIPSGLNGDSIEHLAKDDLLGESDSSGSQNEKRSEAEETRNEEESEDEQNVKLKRQRKANAISSDSEGGTSHRKQRDEDVRVSDFEDSEDESSESREKRSKRKKKGSESDASGGSSNEGGQKKRRRIKQVKDSDGSGSDTENEGRNKHGRKNIRKVMGKNQLEEATKKAAREEKERIARITERQKLYNNMEFDESGKPDEVVLEKVVLDFDPETKEPLIEVDRGLVKKLKPHQANGIKFMWDACFESVKRIKKDKGSGCILAHCMGLGKTLQVISLTHTLLTHGTLTGVNRVLVVCPLSTVLNWVNEFKMWLKHAHSEFEVDVYELSRYKQNSERAFQLQQWFEGGGVCVLGYEMFRNLSADNNKKFKKKMLRSFQESLVDPGPDLVVCDEGHLLKNEKTSLSQSMNRVKTRRRIVLTGTPLQNNLKEYYCMVQFVKPNLLGKYNEYLNRFVNPITNGQYTDSTEHDIKVMKRRSHVLHKMLDGAVQRRDYGVLAPFLPPKHEYVLFITLSDVQVKLYQFYLDNYSRRPLPGKSSGFLFPDFQSLQRIWTHPLVLKYNSERYEIMQQKKREREEEDSEGSLVDFIDDDSTPEETSTEESTDELSDMSDDSRKKSKKKNKGKKSKGKDSKVGTRRGTRANPVEADEDDPDVAEVVEVRNENPTEWWIKLVEEEELDDMRNSHKLVLLFDILRQCEAIGDKLLVFSQSLYSLDLIEHFLGKVDEATQEGRIDEKLGGHVGSWSPGVDYFRLDGSTSCENRSIWCKNFNREDNPRARLFLISTRAGGLGINLVAANRVVIFDVSWNPSHDVQSIFRVYRFGQKKPCYIYRFLAMGTMEEKIYERQVTKQAISKRVIDEQQIDRHYAENDLAELYKFEARPDEPRPIPALPKDRLFAEMLREHEAQIYKYHEHDSLLENKEEETLSEEERKAAWEDFENEKNRPPPAPFPSAWPMHNGMMPGLLAAQQQQLAYAALAAMLRKDMPNINDNQIRDMLPLIYNSNPGLMQKMSELYKYAPPGMMNPGMMNAVMNSGGGASASSGSAASSLQYEPPWQRQQQQQHHMRLQQLMQQNQMGAKIYAGGLGSRDPVAMALQQQRSREILMAGSRPRGRPPLAARAPPPTTAQDVVNLDSD; this is encoded by the exons ATGGCTGCCGAAGTGCCTGTTTGCGATTTGTTGAGTGAAGCAGTGGAGTATATGTCTAAACTTGGCGTTAATTTACGTGACCGATCTGATAGTTtgataaagaaaagaataaataataagaagtTGCGGAATGCACGCGCAGTTTTAAAAGCAGCTGAAAAGGTGCTTCTCATTTGTGAATTGTCAAAAAAATCACTCGCGAATGTTGAAACCGGCGTTCGAAAAGTCTTATCCATTATTGACGCATCTCAGGCGCAAACAAATAGCAGTGATGGCGGGAAAACTAGTAATAGCGCATTGGATAAGCGTAATgaccgatttttttattttgaatatgaaTCATGCACATTGCGAGTATCtaagaaaatttcaataaaacacttTACAGATGTAAAGGTCATGGCAAAAAAGTTGCCAGTTTCTATGCAGGACAAATATCCAGTATTTTATGACTGCAAACTTAAGAGATTAAGGAACAAATCATCAGAAAATCAAGATGATAAGCAAGCAGACAATTGTGGAAAAACTAAGACGAAAAGCAAAGTTTTTGGAGAATTTCCAGAAACCCAGACTTCAAATGTTTCAGATGAATCTGATTCAAATTCATGTGACAAGTCAACGAAGGAAAAAGATAATCTCAATgagaaaaaaattgttgaaaatGATGTTATAGAGGCTTTGGATTCTATTGCTCTCAATGATACATCAGATACTGTTCAAGATGATAATGTTTGTGATAAACAGGAAAGCAATGGAAACAAAGACAGCAATTTGGGTGAGGATACAGCAGTGTCTGAACTTATTGAATGCTTTGCAAATGAAGCAAAGGTTGATGAGGATGAAACATGCGATGGCAAActcaaaaaaaggaaaaaagaagCTACCCTTATTAGGAAGAAGTTTAGTAAAATTAAGATAATTGATGATGATAGTTCAGATAGTGAAAATAATTCTAAAAGCACAGAAAATGTCACCCATAAGATATCATCATCTGATGAAGAAACTAATATAAATTCAGAGAAGGAAAATGAtgataaagaaacaaaatcaaaagaaaagaaATCTAGTAACAGTGATGTAgacacaaataaatatgattcaGACAACAATTCTGCAAAATCTGACAATAGTTCTAAACCCCTGATAAGATGTGTAAATATATCTAAATTACTTAAACCTGATGCATTAAGTTCAGAAACAATTCAACCATCAAACCAAAGACAAAATACTCAAAGTAAGTCATTAATTTcaaaacataaagaaaaagAGAAGAAACCACATAGCAATTCTAAAGATGATGTCCAAAAGCAAAGAACAATAAATTCAAGTGATGATGAATTTTGGGCCCAAAAAAGAAAAGAGGTTAAAAAATTTAAACCTAAGCAGTTTTctgtaaatattaatagattACCACAATTTACAACCAATTTTATGCTTTCTCATAAGTTGAAGAGAATCactcaaaataacaaaactgttTATGAAGTCAATGGTACAGACTCTGACCATTTAAAGAAGAATATTGACAAAGTTAAGAATGCCTTACTAAATGAATCTGGGTCAGATTCTGACAACACCATTTCACACAAAGCAAAGAAAGTTAAAAAGTCTCTTCTCAAAAATTCTGATTCTGAAAGATCTTcaaataatgatgataatagTTCCTTAGAAAATGGCGATGATGCCTTGTcctctaaaacaaataaagtaaaagaaTCTCTTCTTCATGATTCTGATTCAGAATTGAAGGAAAAGTCTTCAAACATTAATAGTTGCTCAAATAATGTTGATGATGCCTTAATATCTGAAgcaaataaagtaaaagaaTCACTGCTTAATGATTCTGATACTGAATTAAAAGACAAATCTTCAAATAATGACTTTGATACTTGCTCAGATAATATTGATGATGCCTTATTAGCTGAAACAAATAAGGCAATAGAATCATTTATCAACGAATCTAATAACCAATCAAAAGAACAAGCAACAAACAAATCCAGCAACAGTAGTTCAAATAACCAAGAAGACACAACAGATAATGCAGTTGTTAAAGATGCACTTCTTCATGAATCTGATTCAGGAAGCGATAAAGTCGTTACCAAAGATTGTGATAAAGAATTAGAAAAAGATGTTGCTAAGGAAATTAAAGATGCTTTGCTTAATGACTCTGAATCTGATAAAAATGAGTGTGCTCAAGATGAAACAAGTAATAATGCCACTAAAGATAAAGTTGCCAGATCACAAAATGAGTCTGATGTAAGTGAGCACTCTGATGAAACTGAAGCTCAAAATCCAGATAAAATCAAGTCATCCCTGTTAAATGATTCATCTGATAGTGGAAAAAAATCACCAATTAGTTctaagaagaaaaagaaattaaaaaaacttagaaGAACAAACAGCAAAAGGCAAGGTAAACGAAATAGGTTGTGCTACACATCAAGCTCAGAAAGTGAAGATGAATTAAATATCAAGTCTAAGGAGATTACTCATAAACATCATAAAAGAAAATCACGTCAATCCAATTCTTCTTCATCCAGTGAGGAAAATAGGAAAAAGAAGCAAAAAACTGATGGAACTGGTGATGAGCATTCAGATACTGGTGTTAGCAAG ATGGTACGTTCTAAGGCAAAACCGTGTGGAAGCAGCGGCCAGAATTCTGATATTCAAGATGCATCAGACAAAGATATTGATGG aCTGACAAATTTgaatacattaaacaaaaaacatcgACGGCGTGATTCCTCGTCGACGAATAACACGGTCACCCGAAGCGGTGGTAAGAAGACTCTTACGATCAAAACTGAGGATATGAAAGTAACGTATGATGACCTGCTGTCTGCAGCTGCCAGCAGTTCTGAACCCTCCGATGATGAAAATATGCCTGAAGAAG AGCTGCCCACCATACCATCTGGACTCAATGGCGATAGTATCGAGCATTTAGCTAAAGATGATTTATTAGGCGAGAGTGATTCTTCAGGGTCACAGAATGAAAAGAGAAGTGAGGCGGAG GAAACTCGCAATGAAGAGGAATCGGAGGATGAACAAAA TGTAAAATTAAAACGGCAACGCAAGGCGAATGCGATATCCTCGGATTCTGAAGGTGGAACTTCACACCGTAAGCAGAGGGATGAGGACGTGAGAGTGAGTGATTTCGAGGACTCGGAGGACGAGAGTTCGGAGTCCAGAGAGAAGCGCTCCAAGCGAAAGAAGAAAGGATCTGAGAGTGATGCCTCGGGAGGATCTAGTAATGAAGGAGG cCAAAAGAAACGTCGCCGTATAAAACAGGTGAAGGACAGCGATGGCTCTGGATCAGACACTGAGAATGAAGGGAGAAATAAACATGGCAGGAAGAATATACGTAAG GTTATGGGTAAGAACCAGTTGGAAGAGGCCACTAAAAAGGCGGCTCGCGAAGAGAAAGAAAGGATTGCTCGTATTACAGAGAGACAGAAATTG TACAACAACATGGAATTTGACGAGTCTGGCAAACCGGACGAGGTTGTCTTGGAGAAGGTGGTGTTAGATTTCGACCCTGAAACTAAAGAACCACTGATTGAAGTCGATAGAGGACTTGTGAAGAAACTGAAGCCCCatcag GCTAACGGAATAAAGTTCATGTGGGACGCGTGCTTTGAGAGTGTGAAACGTATCAAGAAGGACAAAGGCTCTGGGTGCATCCTCGCGCACTGTATGGGTCTCGGCAAAACTCTACAA GTAATATCCCTGACGCACACGTTGTTGACGCACGGCACTCTGACGGGCGTGAACCGTGTGTTGGTGGTGTGTCCCCTGTCCACTGTACTTAACTGGGTCAATGAGTTCAAAATGTGGCTCAAACACGCACACTCCGAGTTCGAAGTCGACGTGTATGAGTTGTCCAG GTACAAACAGAATTCGGAGCGAGCGTTCCAACTGCAGCAATGGTTTGAAGGGGGCGGGGTGTGCGTGCTCGGGTACGAGATGTTCCGCAACCTCTCCGCTGACAACAACAAGAAGTTCAAGAAAAAGATGCTGAGGAGCTTCCAGGAGAGCCTTGTTGATCCAG GACCGGACTTGGTGGTGTGTGACGAAGGGCATTTGTTGAAGAACGAGAAGACCAGTCTGTCGCAGTCTATGAACAGAGTGAAGACGCGACGCCGCATCGTCCTCACCGGCACGCCGCTACAGAACAACTTGAAAGAAT ACTACTGCATGGTACAATTCGTGAAGCCGAACCTGCTGGGAAAGTACAACGAGTACTTGAATCGTTTCGTGAACCCCATCACCAACGGACAGTACACTGACTCGACGGAACACGACATCAAGGTCATGAAGAGACGCTCCCACGTACTGCATAAAATGTTGGATGGAGCTGTTCAG AGGAGAGACTATGGGGTGCTGGCGCCCTTCTTACCTCCGAAACACGAGTATGTGCTGTTCATAACTCTGTCCGACGTTCAAGTCAAGCTCTACCAGTTCTATTTGGATAACTACTCTAGAAG GCCGCTACCTGGTAAATCGTCTGGGTTCCTGTTCCCTGACTTCCAATCGCTGCAGAGGATATGGACACATCCACTTGTCCTCAAGTATAACTCGGAAAGATACGAAATTATGCAGCAGAAAAAG AGGGAGAGAGAAGAAGAAGACTCGGAAGGATCATTAGTAGACTTTATAGATGATGATTCTACACCAGag gaaACTTCAACAGAAGAGTCGACGGATGAGCTCTCAGATATGAGCGATGACAGTCGAAAGAAGAGCAAGAAGAAGAATAAAGGCAAGAAAAGTAAGGGCAAGGACTCGAAGGTGGGCACGCGGCGAGGCACCAGGGCCAACCCAG TGGAAGCGGACGAGGACGATCCCGACGTGGCTGAGGTAGTGGAGGTGAGGAACGAGAACCCGACGGAGTGGTGGATCAAGTTGGTGGAGGAGGAGGAACTCGACGACATGCGCAACTCGCACAAACTCGTCTTGTTGTTCGATATCCTGCGCCAGTGCGAAGCCATCGGGGATAAACT GTTGGTGTTTTCGCAGTCGTTGTACTCTCTAGATCTGATAGAACACTTCCTAGGTAAAGTAGATGAAGCGACGCAAGAGGGACGTATCGACGAGAAACTCGGAGGACATGTCG GTTCATGGTCGCCCGGCGTAGACTACTTCAGGCTGGATGGGTCTACATCGTGTGAGAACAGATCTATTTGGTGTAAGAACTTCAACAGAGAAGATAATCCCAGAGCTAG GTTATTCCTAATATCGACTCGCGCGGGTGGCCTGGGCATCAACTTGGTGGCTGCCAACCGAGTGGTCATCTTCGATGTCTCATGGAACCCCTCACACGATGTGCAAAGTATATTCAGGGTCTACCGGTTCGGGCAGAAGAAACCTTGCTATATTTACAGATTTTTAGCTATG GGTACAATGGAGGAGAAAATCTATGAGCGTCAAGTGACGAAGCAGGCGATCTCTAAGCGAGTGATCGACGAGCAACAGATCGACCGACACTACGCGGAGAACGACCTCGCCGAGCTGTACAAGTTCGAGGCGCGCCCGGACGAGCCCCGCCCCATACCCGCGCTGCCCAAAGACAGACTCTTCGCGGAAATGCTCAGGGAACACGAGGCTCAG ATTTACAAGTACCACGAGCACGATTCTCTGCTGGAGAACAAGGAGGAGGAGACTCTGAGCGAGGAGGAGCGGAAGGCAGCCTGGGAGGACTTCGAGAACGAGAAGAACAGGCCACCGCCCGCGCCATTCCCGTCCGCCTGGCCCATGCACAATGGAATGA TGCCGGGTCTGCTGGCGGCGCAGCAGCAACAGCTGGCGTACGCGGCGCTGGCCGCCATGTTGCGCAAGGACATGCCCAACATCAACGACAACCAGATCCGGGACATGCTGCCGCTCATATACAACTCTAACCCCGGG ttgaTGCAGAAAATGTCTGAACTCTACAAGTATGCACCACCGGGCATGATGAATCCCGGTATGATGAATGCTGTCATGAATTCTG GTGGCGGTGCGAGTGCGTCGAGCGGTAGCGCGGCCAGCTCGCTGCAGTACGAGCCGCCCTGGCAGCGccagcaacaacaacagcatCACATGCGCCTGCAGCAACTCATGCAGCAAAAC CAAATGGGTGCGAAGATCTACGCAGGCGGGCTCGGCAGCCGCGACCCCGTGGCCATGGCGCTGCAACAACAACGCTCGCGCGAGATCCTCATGGCCGGCTCCCGCCCGCGCGGCCGGCCCCCCCTCGCCGCCAGGGCGCCGCCCCCCACCACCGCGCAGGACGTCGTCAACCTCGACTCCGACTAG